GCTCTAATACTACATTGAATTTATGCTCCAGTCAACTCATCTAAAAATTCCAACTAATGCAGAGAGgcaggcaatatatttcaacactcctaGACTTGAGAAGCATCCCAGGGGTGCCGAAACAGTTAAAGTACATAGAGCTTAGTGATGGGACAAAGAATTTTGACGATGAAACGAAGATAGGACGGGGAGGATTTGGCGTGGTGTACCGTGCTAATGTGCTCGGAGGGTGCATGGCCGGAGCACGGAGGTGGCACTGAAGCGATTTTCTACGGCCAACACAAAGGGCCGGAGTGATTTCCTGGCGGAGCTCCACGTCATCAACAGCCTCCAATTGCCACAGATAAAACATGTGATGGCACTAGACAAAAAACAGCAGGGACGTGAACACAAAAGATGAAGATACTGAATGAAAAAGGACAATTTCCCCATCTAAAATTTTCAAAACAAAATCCGGGGGAGGGGGGCAATGACCCCCGTGTACCACATAGCTCCACCATCGGATACGACTGCTTGCATTTTGTCCATTAAATTGATAAATGCAATTGACTGATGCACAAACCACAATGAATTTAGTTTCATCCGCTGGCTTTGGCATATAATCTCCATTTAATGCCGAAAGAAGTATATATATCATCCTAAATTTCCAGGAATCGACCACATTACCCTCCTCAACTCAACTCAAAAATGGCTTACGTAATCTCCTCAACTTTCAGAAAGCCGGACAAATCCCCCCTAGTGCCCTAGTGAGTGGTTTGGGAGCCATGACACCTATTTTCTGGCCACCCGTTTTCTGCATCATGATCCGTGCAGGCACTTTTATCTTTTTTATTTATCCCAaataaaacaacatatgaacttcagaTTTTGTAGGACGACAAAACATTCTAACTACAATGTCGGAAGAAACTTTCGGACTTCAAATATATTTTTACTCGATAaaaatctcattttgtatatttacATCTGacccaaaaatccaaaaaaaagttcAAATAACCATTTCACACGTTGAAGTTCTAAAATTTGGTTGACGTGCAAATTTTGAAGTCCATATGTTGTTATTGGGAAAAAGATAGTTTCATATAGTGAGTTAGTTGGCTAGCATAGATCTCAACGCTATGTTGAAGGGTAAGGATAGGGGATGCCATATGAAGCCCTAGCGCCAAAAAACCACTCTCGTGGCAGTGGTTTGTGCCAGTGAGGCTTGAGCGAGGAGCGACAAAAGTGACCAGGGCGGAAGAGGGACGTCGCCGGCGAGCTCCACTGCGTCCCACCCACGTCCTGCGAAGTGCTCAAGCTCTGCGACGACGTTGATGCGCTGCGCGTGCCGTTGTTGTAGAAAGGGAGAGCAGGAAGAATATGAGCAACCAGACTTGTATTCATCTCATGCATAGTGTCCATGTTTACAGCCGTGCGTGGAAACCAACCGTTCCCTCTAACATAGCCACTGCTCGCATGAATATGCTACTGAGGAGAAATTAGGAATGGGGGTCAGAGAGAGAATGTGAGGAGAAGCGGACGTGCACGCGTTGCAGTCTTATGTCTCAATGGCGCGGCCGCTGCGCTGCCTGCTGTGTGCCTGCACCCGTGCCAAAAATACACGGCGCTGCACTGCCTTGTTGTCTGCTCGCGCTCTTGCTGGGGTGCACCATGCACGCGCGGGTGCAACCCGCCAACCAACGGAAGCTCGGCGAGGGGTCCTCGTGGCCCGTGCGCAACCGGTGCCTCGTACTCAAGCTCTACGgggcgaacggcggtggaggtcgTCGACGACGGCGATGTTCTAGTCtgacatctactccctccatcccacaatAGCTTGCAAAAACGCCTTGTATTGTGGGACGGAGAGACTAGGTCTTAAGAAATTGTTAGGTGTTCCTCAATGTTGATGTTGTAATACACATTAAAAGGGTGAATGTATGGTAGCTAAACATGTATAGGCTTAATCGAATGCCGCACAACGACATGTTTGTATCAAGTATTGTCCTTGAATATCATTTCATCAAGTATTATGGTGCATGGTGGCTTACAATGGCCCCTAATCGATGAAGATATGGTGTTCGTGACACACATGGTTAAACTAGCATATGTTGGCTTGATGTTCATGTTTTATAGGTCATGGATATAGAGACACTAAATAAATAGTGTGGACACGCACTAGTAGAACACTAGTGTCGGACACACTAATTTTGTGACGCAACTATATGTCATATGTTAGTCTCAACTACAATGTGTATGATATGCCCTGGACTGAGATCCCTGCTTTGTCCTCGAGATGTGAATCAGACATTTTTAGAGGCTACCAAACACTACTCTATAATTACGTAGTCATAAAGGTAGTTTTCAGCCATACCGTCAAACATTGTCGCAGAGGCACGGTCTATAAGATAGAATTTGAGATATCTATGGGCCATCAGAAGTCATATTTGAACATCTTAAGGGAGACCAATCTACCCAACAAAGATGAGCCTGCTATTGCAACCACACTCCTCATTTTCAAACCATGGTGTCATACTACTTCATGCGACCTTCATTATATCTACATACTActtccttcgttccaaattactcgtcgcggaaatggatgtatctagaactaaaatacatatgGCAAAGGAAAGGGGACATCTCCTAGACCATGCCAAAGGAAAGGGGACAGGGAATCTGGTGGCGGCACGAACGAATGGGAAAGGAGGGAAATGTTGGGGGTTCCTAGCCAGGTTACATCTTGGTGAAACTTAGTAAGTTTGTTAGATCTCCTGGctgacaagtactccctccgtttttgaCACTAGAAGGCTCGGGAGACATTCTACAAGAAAAATCAGCACAGTATATAGTGTCACTAAAATTAATAAAGGGGCCGAAACCCTAAACAGAAGTCAAAATTGCTTCAGCAAGCAGAAGAATGAACATAGCTAAAGCACAACAAAACCAACATGAAACAAGCAAGACATGCAGAAATTACTCTCACAGGCAATAAGCTAACCAGGTTCTCTTTTCAACTCAAGAAGTTCAAAGTTAACATAACAATCTACTAGTACTACAGAGAGTAAACTTTTAGAAGGCAAGCCTGGCGGAACATCGCAAAGATTTAAAGCAGCAGGTGACAAAACATATATAGCTTTCAAATATATCTTGCTGTCAGCAGGGCTTTGGAACAGAAGTCAGGCAGTCCACTGCCCGCCGtatccagcagcagcagcaggctgaGGTGACACGCCCTTTGCAACCGCAGGCTGTGGGTTTGCAGCAGGTGCAGCATAGCCACTTTGAGCTGCTGGTGGCGCAGACTGATCATAACTTGGTGGGTTTGTAGCTGGTGGCTGAGTGTATCCTGCCTGACCATATCCAGGCTGACCAGTTGTCGGTGCAGCAGCATATCCTGACTGTGGGTAGGCATTTCCATAGTTGGGATCAGCTGGGGCTCCCTGATAACCATAGTTTGCATTGTTTTGAGCTGACTGATCACCGTATGCTGGCTGTGATGCAGGATACTGCGCATAGCCGCCTTGTTGACTGTACCCTGGTCCTGCCGGAGCACTCTGACCATATGCTGCTGGCCCTTGCCCTTGCCCACCCTGCTGTGAATAACCCTGCTGAGCATACCCATCAGGTCCAGTTGGGTATGTTTGACCATAAGCAGGAGGTTGCTGGGCTGGCGGAGCATAAGATGCAGGCGGTGGTGCCTGGTAAGCACCATCTGCAGGTGCACTGCCTCTGGGTGGCCATTGTCCAGGTCCACCATATGGAGGTCTAGCATAAGGATCTGGCTGTTGAGGGTAGCCTTGCTGCGGACCGGCTGGTGGCTGCCCATAGTACTGCTGGGCTGGAGCTGGAGCACTGTACCTAGGATCACCATATCCAGGGCCATAGTTCTGTGGAGGTGCAGACTGCGGATACTGAGGCTGTCCATAGCTTGGAGCTTGTGATGGGCCATAGCTGTTGAAGTTACCTGGTCCAGGGGGGTAGTTTGGTGGCTGGCTTTCATAAGGTTGAGATCCCTGTTTGTAGTAGTCATAACCACCACCCTGGTGAGGCGGAGGGCCCTGCCTCTGGTCCCAGCCCATGCCACCTCTTGGTGGTGGCTGCTGTGGGTAACCACCATAAGGGGGTTGAGAGTATGGCGCGTTCTGAGGAGGCCCTCTTGGTGGATATCCATACTGCTGAGGTTGAGACCGTGGCCCCCACTGAGAAGCTGGGCCATGACCCTGAGGGTTGTGATGTTGCGGACCATAGCCACCAGACTGAGTTGTGTTTCTTGGAAATGTCTGTATATAAAAGTATGTTAGAAACCAAACAAGAAAAGTAAATGGCAAAGACAAAGGCTGGATATAAGATGTATAACAACATCATAGAAGGATAACTGTCATATCAAAGTTGTACACCAATAAACCTGCAAGTTCGTGCTAGTAAAAAACTTTTCATAGCTACAGCATTCAAATAAAGTAGTCTTCCAAGAGAAAAAATACAAGTATGCATCTTATAACATTTCATACCCTTATGTGGACATCTAAAGTGAAAAGTGCAACACAAAGGGCAATAGAATCAACCATCCATGAATAAACACATAATGTCAATGAGATGAGACACTAGTATTAGAATGCAAATACCAACAATCATCACATTCAGTAGAATTAAGGGAACAAGAGCTTCACAGATTGAAAGAAACAATGTTTACAATTCAACATATTTCCACATCTCCATACAGTTCAGAAATAAAAAAACATGGCAAGATCACATGCGAAGCACTGACATGATAACAAGGTTAATTAGCCCAAACTTCATAAAGGGACAGACAGGGACTGCAGTTGTGGGGGGGTAACACATCATAAAACTAAGACAAATGATGTGACATAGTTCACAGCTTTTCGACTATAGAGAAGTGGTTCTGCAGACAACAGAGAGTTGCAAACAATTTAGTTTAGCAAACCTAGACATGGTGATGCAGTATCCTTGGCATGGCAATGATACAATTGGTGCAGTCTTCCAATGCAGGATTGGTTTTTCTTTCCATTTCAGCCATAAGCAGCCTTACCAGTTACCCCGACTACAAAAACCATACGAGGGCAAGGGACAATGATCAATATCCCTCTGCTGTGATGCAACGGATGAAGGAGATGACCCCATCAGGAAGGCCTAGCTGAATCTGCATTGGTATACCCAGCCAACTCCAATTGGCACCTTCAACAAAAGATAATTCACGGAAACTGGAAGGGAGATAACCTGATGTGTCAGCTACGACTTCCGATGTAGGAAACAGTATCAGATTTTATCTAGAGTTAGCAAGAGGCTAATTGACCAAACCATGTGTAAAGCCAGAGCCAAGGATCAGGTAAAAACATTGAGGGCAGTCCAGTTACACTAGAACCATGAACTCTTCTATTATTGTTTCTGTAACTGTATCCAACTTTCCTAGGTCCAAAATACAAAACCATTCAATATTAACTGGTGGTGAACCATTTATTCCTAGTTCCTAATTTTGTTTCTAAATATAACCGATGCTGCACATTATGTTTCGTACTGATACTACATCAAGCACAATAACATGATTGGCAGGTTGCAGGCAACACTCAAAATTTTATAGTGACATGCAGAACAAAAGGTGGCATACTAGACATTTCAGGGCAAAATACATACTAAATATTTCAGGGCAAAATTTGGTGGAGAATATAACTCTAACAGTAACAAATAACCCACAATAAAATTATGTGGGTGAACCTACTACAACCCACAATAACCCACAAGCCGATTGCATGTCACTGACTGATTGATCGATCAAGGAAAGTAGGGCAAACGGAGAACTTACCTTCCAGTCCAGTTAGGCACTTctatatatcaagaatgtcataCAGGCCCATTAAAGAAGACACAGATTAGTCTAGTCATACTTCAGATTCCATAAATGGGCAAGGGGCAATATAAAACACCCCAAGCACGATAAAGTGACTATTTTCGGATTGCTATTTAATCAAGAATGCACTTGCGCTAAAGTGTGCTCATATACACATGAACAATGTTCAAATTTACAAGATGCAGAGTTGGAATGAAACAGCCACAAATGTTAAAATGGGAGCATCAACGCAAGTTACAAAAATGGCATCAACTAGGACAATTTTCAATTTCTATTATCAGAATATAAAAGGTTTTACTCCAAAAAACAACTAATGGGAGACTCCTTTCAGGCAAAACATCTCCAGTCTTATTCATAGACGAGGCAATTTGAACATAATTGACAAAAAAGTTTTGAAAAGTTAAGATGATTAAGTGCATCACATTTATTAGCAGCATTAGCATAGCACCATGAATAGCATATAATTAACTACCAAAATGGTGACATAGAAAAAGCCAGTTGTACCAATCAGACAAGGTAGAAATGAAATACACAGGCAATCATACATGCTATGATTTCGTACCAAGTAGCATAATACACAAACTTGATATTTTGGCAACAACGCTAAATCCAATATCACTATGTTTATCATAGGGGCATAAGCATCATGCAGGTAATCACAGCACAAGTGTACATATGGACAATAGACAGAATGAAGCATTACTGAGTTGCTCACTGCACAGATGAATGATAAAAGGCATAAAGCAGGATCACATCAGCCTCAAGCATCAGAGGCTTCATCACAGCAATAATGGAACAAAAAAGCACAAAGCAGGGTTACATCACCTGACTCATAGCTTGCTTAATCAACTCTTTTGCAGCTTCTATCTGCTTCTTATTGCCAGTAACACGTACAGTCCTTTCGGTCAGTGTAGTACCCGCCGGAGGATGTTGAGGAATTAACTACATTAACATTTACCGCCGCCCTCAAGCCTCAGTTGACATAAGCTATAATTGTTTAAAATGACAACATAAAATGCAAACTATCTACCTGGATTCGAGCACCCGATCGGGTTTGCAGGTTTTTAATTGTCTCACCTCCTTTTCCAATAATTAAACCAACCTACGAAATTGATAAGATCAGAGAAGAGTTAGGCAAACGAAACAGTTGGATTCATCACCAACATTGAAAACTAACCTTATTATCAGGGACTAGCATCTCAAACTGCTCTGAACCTGACTGACCAGACCCGAAACCTTTGGCTATCAAGGCAGGGGAACCGCCAGCCTCAGCCTGGAATATATGCATTGGATAGAGCCTTAGATGTAACTTTTACCAATATAAGTTCAGCGAACATAAACTACTTCAAACACCTGAGGAAGTTGATACATTTAGCATACCTCAGCTATAACACTCTTAATAAGCTGCTCAGCCTTGTCAATACTCTCGGTAGTTCCAACCAATTCGACTGGACGAGTCGTGGCATCTGAAGGAACATCTGCATCCTTTGTGATTTGGATCTTTGCGCCCGAGCTCATTTGCAGGTTTCTGATTGTTTCACCCGCTTTTCCTATTAGAACGCCGACCTGCATGAATTTCCACCATCAGCATAAGCAAATTATGTGTGTAAATCAGTAGTAGACACGAATTTCTGTGTTTGATGCAACACTGGCCCCAAAAAACAGATTTCATCGAAGCCAATGGTTATACCTTGGTATTGGGCACATCAATTAGGCGGGTAGTCTCCTGCAGGGCACCGGTTGCATCGCCTTCTTGCTGTTGTGGCGGTGCTTCAGTTGCAGTCTCCTGTGGCTTGACCTCAGAACTTGTCTGCAGATCACCAGCAGGAGCAACCTCGGCATCTGCCGCCCCCTCAGTAATCACAGCGACTGGCTCCTCGGGCTTCTCGGAGGACTCACTGTTTTGCACGGCATCTGATCCCAACAGAGATAACGAACGGATCAGCAGACGGATTACGATCCAGGCTTAAGACGAACCGACCATGTTTGACAAGCTAGAATCGTCGCCGAGACAGTAAACCCTAGGTACAACCGCACACGTGGATAGAGAGGGGGTGGGGCGCGAGAGAGATTAACCTGCGCCGTTGCCTTCCACGCGCGGTCGCTTGGCGTCCTCCCCGGCGCCGTTGGCCTCCGCGCCCGCGTCGACCTCCTCGAGCTTCCTCTTGTGGTCGCCTTCGGCCTCGGCAACCTCTGATGGCTCCTCTTCCTGCGTGGGGGCGGCCGCCGCACGGTCTGGTGCAGCGTCTTCCTGCACGGCGTCGGTGAGGTCTACGACTGGAATCTTCATCTCGGTCGCTACCTCTGGCGGCGCCGCCGATGCGTCGGAGTCCGCCATGGGGATTAGGGTTTGCGGTTCGAGGGCTCCGGTATTCGTACGGGGGTCTGGAGGCGCCTGTGGGGATATGCGAGAGAAGGAGCCCGTGCCCCGACCTGTCTTGGTTATATAAAAGCGTGGTCGGAGGCGTACTTTACTTTTAAGCTCGGGATATTACGTGCGCCATGGATAGACACGTATTTGACTTAGTTCgcaagttttttcttttttcttttttgatttgAGGGGAAAGTCAAGCAC
The sequence above is drawn from the Triticum aestivum cultivar Chinese Spring chromosome 7A, IWGSC CS RefSeq v2.1, whole genome shotgun sequence genome and encodes:
- the LOC123147603 gene encoding far upstream element-binding protein 1 — its product is MADSDASAAPPEVATEMKIPVVDLTDAVQEDAAPDRAAAAPTQEEEPSEVAEAEGDHKRKLEEVDAGAEANGAGEDAKRPRVEGNGADAVQNSESSEKPEEPVAVITEGAADAEVAPAGDLQTSSEVKPQETATEAPPQQQEGDATGALQETTRLIDVPNTKVGVLIGKAGETIRNLQMSSGAKIQITKDADVPSDATTRPVELVGTTESIDKAEQLIKSVIAEAEAGGSPALIAKGFGSGQSGSEQFEMLVPDNKVGLIIGKGGETIKNLQTRSGARIQLIPQHPPAGTTLTERTVRVTGNKKQIEAAKELIKQAMSQTFPRNTTQSGGYGPQHHNPQGHGPASQWGPRSQPQQYGYPPRGPPQNAPYSQPPYGGYPQQPPPRGGMGWDQRQGPPPHQGGGYDYYKQGSQPYESQPPNYPPGPGNFNSYGPSQAPSYGQPQYPQSAPPQNYGPGYGDPRYSAPAPAQQYYGQPPAGPQQGYPQQPDPYARPPYGGPGQWPPRGSAPADGAYQAPPPASYAPPAQQPPAYGQTYPTGPDGYAQQGYSQQGGQGQGPAAYGQSAPAGPGYSQQGGYAQYPASQPAYGDQSAQNNANYGYQGAPADPNYGNAYPQSGYAAAPTTGQPGYGQAGYTQPPATNPPSYDQSAPPAAQSGYAAPAANPQPAVAKGVSPQPAAAAGYGGQWTA